One Malassezia vespertilionis chromosome 6, complete sequence genomic window, AAGTAGTCGATTGCCTGCTTCTTAAAGAACTCTGCAGGTTAGTCGTGAACTGCGTACGCACCGTAGCCGCAGTACTTGGCACCACCCTGGATCAAGTACCCTACAGCAGTAGATCCAAAGCCTGTGAGCAAGCCACTGGGACCGTCTTTCATGACGATAGTCTTTGCCATCTCCCTCATGGACATTTTGCTGCCCGAAGGTTCCAGCTGCAAGCGTGTCTTGACAACGTCCACGGGCGTCAGCGCACCGTGTGTGACCGTTGCACAGATTCCACCTGCGGCAAAGAATTGCGCATAGTTAAGAGGCGAGAACTGGGGCGCAGCAGACAGCTTTTCGGGCTTGATAAGACCGGACATGGACGTAACTAGAAGTGTTGGCCCAAGCACCACGTTTGCCAAGTCCCACTGCAGATGACTAACCAAAAAGGCTTATCCAATCCAAACGCGCAGCACTACCCAGACAAGGGTTGCATACTACAGATCTAGCGCAATTAGATACGGCCAGCTTCCTTGAGCTTGGCAATGAGCTCGTCGACGTTCTCGACCTTGGTTCCGCCTTGCCTCTTGGGCGGCTCGGAAACCTTGAGCGTCTCCAGCCTAGGCTGGATCTCCTTCTCGAGACCGAGGTCCGAAATTTTGTACTTCTTCATAGGCTTCTTCTTCGCCTTCATAATGttcggcagcgacgcgtAGCGCGGCTCGTTAAGACGCAAGTCAGTCGTAATCACCATTGGGATCTGACTCTCGACCACGCCAAGACCACCGTCAATCTCGCGAGTGACGGTGACCTTGTCGCCCTTGTCGCCCTTGCCGCTGAGCTCAACCTTGGACGCAAACGTTGCCTGCGGCCAGTTAAGAATACCAGCAAGCATCTGGCCCGTCTGGCTTGCGTCGTCGTCAATGGCCTGCTTACCGAGGATCACAAGGCCAatctcctcctcctcgttCGCCTTATCGATCGTAGCCTTGAGGATCTTGGACACGGCCAGAGGTTCCAGGGAGCCTGGCAAAGACTTATCCGGAATATCTATATGGATCGCATCATCGGCACCCAT contains:
- the CIR1 gene encoding Putative electron transfer flavoprotein subunit (BUSCO:EOG09263WWI; EggNog:ENOG503NVB4; COG:C) gives rise to the protein MRATLVNQLRVLVPIKRAIDYAVKIRVASDGKGVDTNVQHSMNPFDEIAVEEAVRLRERNKDAIKKITVVSAGPVKSQDVLRTALAMGADDAIHIDIPDKSLPGSLEPLAVSKILKATIDKANEEEEIGLVILGKQAIDDDASQTGQMLAGILNWPQATFASKVELSGKGDKGDKVTVTREIDGGLGVVESQIPMVITTDLRLNEPRYASLPNIMKAKKKPMKKYKISDLGLEKEIQPRLETLKVSEPPKRQGGTKVENVDELIAKLKEAGRI